The genome window CCTCTTTCCATTAAAATCTGTAGACGTTTAATTGGGCTAACAATCATTGCGGAAATATAGAGACCTAATAATACAGCAAGTACAACAGCAACAAATATAACTCCCCAAGAAATATATATCATTTTCATATAATACTTGTTATTTTCATTTGATATCTGTTCTGCATTTTCCTCATTTGCTGTTTGGAGTTCATCCAATTGGCTATTAATAATATTTCTCTTCGATTCAAGATTTTTCGTATAAAGATTATAGGCTGAGTCATTTAAATTATTGTTTGCTAATGATATCACTTCATCTTGAAGACTTCTAAAGCCTGTATAGGCATCCTTAAAAATTTTATATTCATCCTCTTCTTTTTTGGAAAGCGAAATAGCATCTAACTTTTTGACATATTTATCCGATTCTTCCGAATTCTTTTTAATAGTCTCTAATAACTCTTCATTTCTCTTTTTATCCTCTGTTATCATTAGCTCTATAACTAAGCTATCGTTCGTGCGGCGATAGTTTTGGATCTTTGCTATGTAAGTATTAGGTAATAGATTTTCTTCATACATTTCTTTGGAACTTTTCGCCATTTCTTTTATTCCATACATTCCAAATAATCCGATCAGCACCAGTCCAATAGTACTAAACATAATAATAATCAATATTTTTTTAGAAATATTGATATTTTGTAAAAATTTCATTAAAACTACCTCTTTTCATTGATCTAATCCTTATATCATATCGACAAGTATCGACAATACTTTAGCCTAAAAATAAAAATATTTATTGCTGTTTAGGATAATCAAACAAAACATAGGAAGATAGACTCAAAGAAAACACAAAAAGCGAATTTTGCTACAATCTATCATTACAGACAGTTTGTTTAGCAAAATTCGCTTCTTTTTTTACCAGTGTTCTTTAATAAACACATCTCTTCCTGACTTTTCTCTATCCTCTTTATAATGCTGCTTATTCTTCTTATGATAATCTTGATGATAGTCCTCTGCTGGATAGAAGATAGCTGCTGGTTCAATTAATGTAACAATGGGCTTGCTAAATTTTCCGCTTGCCGCCATAGCTTGTTTTGATTTCTCTGCAAGTTCTTTTTGCTTATCATTATGATAAAAAATAGCTGTTCGATACTGTGGCCCACGATCATGAAATTGGCCATCTGGATCTGTCGGATCAATTTGCTGCCAATATAACTCTAATAAACGTTCATATGGAAAGACTTCAGGATCATATGTGATTTCCACTACTTCAAAATGTCCTGTCGTTCCAGTTTTCACCTGTTCATAAGTTGGATTTTCCACATGTCCCCCGCTATAACCTGAAACAATACCGCCAATACCTGGCTGTTCTTCAAATGGGGATACCATGCACCAAAAACATCCACCTGCAAAAGTTGCTTTTTCCATTTTATCTCATCTCCTTATAGGTTCGAACTTATCATTTATTTTATCAAAAATTAGTGATAATCCTTTTATTAGATAAAAATTAGTATATAATACTTTGAACAAAGATACTATTTTTTTAAACTTAAGAAAGAGAAATCACTATCGTCATACTACATCTAACAATGCTTCATTTAACCTCTTCCTTTATTATTTATAGACCCATTCACTTCAGAAAAAACGCTAATCAAACTTAAAATGGACTGTTTATAGTGTTTAGGCTATCTTTGTTTCCAAGTCTTTTTTAAACTTGAATATTGAAATAAAGAAAGAAGAAGTAGTAACACACCTAAAAAGATAAAGATGTAAGAGCTTGGTAGTATGCGACTTAATCCAATAAACATGCCTCCGACTGCCATACCAGAATAACGAATGAAATTAAACAAACCTAAAGCAGCACCACGGTTTTCATTATATTCATTACTGATAACCGTTGAAAATAAGGGAGAAGCAAACCCTACTGTTATCCCATACATAAATAATAGAATACTTAACCCTATGATTGATTTCGTATGAAGTAAACCAAAAATTATAATGAGCAGAGGCATCAAAAAAAGAACAATCGTAAACAGTTTTCTCCACGATATTCTTATCTGCAATTTTTTGAAGAGCATACTCCCTAAAATCATACTTACTGTTAAAGGTAAATATAATAACCCGATATTTTGCAAGGATATATGATAATGGTCGTTGAGTAGTATCGGTAAAAATACGATAATAGCGAAGTAAATGAAAAAGATAAAAAAACTTACTGTTATCGTTATAAAACCTACTTGGTTGGAAAAGATAGCCTGATAGGTTTGAATAAAGTTTGGTGATATTCTCTGACTATATACTTTTTCACC of Niallia circulans contains these proteins:
- the msrA gene encoding peptide-methionine (S)-S-oxide reductase MsrA, yielding MEKATFAGGCFWCMVSPFEEQPGIGGIVSGYSGGHVENPTYEQVKTGTTGHFEVVEITYDPEVFPYERLLELYWQQIDPTDPDGQFHDRGPQYRTAIFYHNDKQKELAEKSKQAMAASGKFSKPIVTLIEPAAIFYPAEDYHQDYHKKNKQHYKEDREKSGRDVFIKEHW
- a CDS encoding MFS transporter — translated: MSRKMSQTKMLSLYLLSISSFFVSLNQNIYTPVIPLIRDSFNVSISWVNFTVSSFIFIIALIQIILGTMIDTKNQKRLLILSFIFIAISTIACSFVTNFILFMIFRIVQAIGAGIVPLVAINMISHLFEGEKRGSAMGTYQILLTLAPAVAPILGGILGEHFGYPGIFLFLFIVAIVLLLFIIYTLPDSGEKVYSQRISPNFIQTYQAIFSNQVGFITITVSFFIFFIYFAIIVFLPILLNDHYHISLQNIGLLYLPLTVSMILGSMLFKKLQIRISWRKLFTIVLFLMPLLIIIFGLLHTKSIIGLSILLFMYGITVGFASPLFSTVISNEYNENRGAALGLFNFIRYSGMAVGGMFIGLSRILPSSYIFIFLGVLLLLLSLFQYSSLKKTWKQR